In the Helianthus annuus cultivar XRQ/B chromosome 11, HanXRQr2.0-SUNRISE, whole genome shotgun sequence genome, one interval contains:
- the LOC110888259 gene encoding uncharacterized protein LOC110888259 — MAHPQANGQVESVNKQIVDGINARLGTAHMGWVDELPSILWTHRTMPKTNTGKNPFSFVYGSEEVMPAEVGLPSPRMIAMEKQDNERERRIDLDLLEERCENAATAEARSNNTSAALRYRNHEPYK; from the exons ATGGCGCACCCACAAGCGAATGGGCAAGTTGAGAGCGTGAACAAACAAATAGTGGATGGTATAAACGCAAGGCTAGGAACCGCGCACATGGGGTGGGTGGACGAGCTCCCAAGCATTCTATGGACTCACCGCACCATGCCCAAAACCAATACTGGCAAAAATCCATTCAGCTTTGTATATGGTTCAGAAGAAGTAATGCCAGCAGAAGTCGGTCTCCCATCACCGCGCATGATCGCCATGGAAAAACAAGATAATGAACGAGAGCGAAGAATTGATCTGGACCTTCTCGAAGAAAGATGCGAGAATGCAGCCACTGCAGAAGCCAG ATCAAACaacacgtcggcagcacttcggtaccggaatcacgAACCTTACAAATGA